Proteins encoded in a region of the Vicia villosa cultivar HV-30 ecotype Madison, WI linkage group LG5, Vvil1.0, whole genome shotgun sequence genome:
- the LOC131604214 gene encoding receptor-like protein 15: MKLGLFYLVSLMLIHNQLTCYGCLENERIGLLDIKYFILSTGGEHFLSQRGDPSDLIFSWVDNKSSNCCYWERVKCSNISSGHITELNLGELEIPYFSHLTGMGSMLNVSVFRPFEELRLLNLSSNSLVGFNESRGFSSLKKLEVLDFSSNMLNCSILTSLYGLTSLKSLMLSDNNFNCSLSAIDLTKFSRLELLDLGGNHFTGSIEVVQNLRNLKFLSLRDNYINGLVEGIILTSTK, encoded by the exons ATGAAGTTGGGTCTTTTTTATTTGGTGAGTTTAATGTTAATACACAATCAACTGACATGTTACGGATGCCTAGAGAATGAGAGAATTGGTCTGCTGGATATCAAATATTTCATCCTGTCAACAGGAGGGGAACACTTCCTGTCACAAAGAGGGGATCCTAGCGATCTAATCTTTTCATGGGTTGATAATAAAAGTAGTAATTGTTGTTATTGGGAAAGAGTCAAGTGCTCCAACATCTCTTCTGGTCACATTACTGAACTAAACCTCGGAGAATTAGAGATACCATACTTCTCACATTTGACCGGGATGGGTTCGATGTTAAATGTTTCAGTGTTCCGTCCATTTGAAGAGTTACGCCTTCTCAACTTGTCTAGCAATAGCCTTGTCGGCTTCAATGAGAGCAGAG GATTTTCAAGTTTAAAGAAATTGGAGGTCTTGGACTTTTCGAGCAATATGCTAAACTGCAGCATTCTAACAAGTTTGTATGGACTCACATCATTAAAGAGTTTGATGCTAAGTGACAACAACTTTAATTGTTCTCTATCTGCTATAG ATTTGACCAAATTTAGCCGGCTAGAACTATTAGACTTGGGTGGTAATCATTTTACTGGTTCTATTGAAG TTGTTCAAAATCTGAGAAACTTGAAATTCTTAAGCTTAAGAGATAATTACATCAATGGCCTAGTTGAAGGTATTATTCTTACTTCTACTAAATAG
- the LOC131604216 gene encoding uncharacterized protein LOC131604216: protein MVAGRNDDAIADALRMLAGSFGQIPHANAGNRNGDDDEYRALRKFQRDNPPIFEGEHEPDKAQAWLKRFDEEGIQVSWDLFCNAFLENYFPEDCHGKKEVEFLELEQGNGTVAEYSARFQELIKESASHYKAMNEKKVQYRGKPYDNKKKAGFGRKPSGGGSSAPIKCFKCSVEGHRAVNCSKVEVTCFMCGKSGHKIGVKEDLFLSAKQVDESVQDGVELFMLLAILDVHEKRTIEEFPIVCDIAEKIAGPAKQSWSTERSCKNGKLLPSSAGGPLSGPCCMQSFPNFEMS, encoded by the exons ATGGTTGCTGGgaggaatgatgatgccattgctgatgcaTTAAGGATGTTGGCTGGATCTTTTGGTCAAATTCCTCATGCGAATGCTGGAAATCgaaatggtgatgatgatgaatatcGTGCTTTGAGGAAGTTCCAAAGGGACAATCCTCCCATCTTTGAGGGAGAGCATGAACcagataaagctcaagcttggttgaag aggtttgatgaggaaggtattcaGGTTTCTTGGGATCTTTTCTGcaatgcatttttggaaaactattttccggaaGATTGTCATGGAAAGAAAGAGGTGGAATTCCTTGAGTTGGAGCAAGGAAATGGTACCGTGGCGGAGTATTctgctagatttcaagagcttatcaa ggagagtgcttctcactacaaggctATGAATGAGAAGAAAGTTCAATATCGTGGAAAACCATATGATAATAAGAAGAAAGCTGGTTTTGGCagaaagccaagtgggggaggatctaGTGCTCCGATCAAGTGCTTCAAATGTAGTGTTGAGGGACATCGTGCTGTTAATTGTTCCAAAGTTGAAGTGACATGTTTCATGTGTGGCAAGAGTGGTCACAAG ATtggtgttaaggaagatttgtttCTATCTGCTAAGCAAGTTGATGAATCTGTGCAAGATGGAGTGgaattgtttatgttattggcaaTCTTAGATGTGCATGAGAAGAGAACCATTGAGGAATTTCCAATAGTTTGTGATATTGCGGAG AAAATCGCAGGCCCTGCTAAGCAGAGCTGGTCTACTGAGCGGAGCTGCAAAAATGGAAAGTTACTGCCTAGCTCCGctggtggtccgctgagcggaccttgttGTATGCAaagttttccaaactttgaaatgtcataa